Proteins from one Verrucomicrobiia bacterium genomic window:
- a CDS encoding Gfo/Idh/MocA family oxidoreductase, which produces MNSPSSGISRRTFAKTTLAAATSALIAAPAFVRGQNLNSKLNIAIIGAGGRGRASIAGCAGENIVALCDVNEVNLDSAAKQYPNARKIDDFRKLFDHAKEFDAVTVATCEHTHALATMMTLKAGKHVYCEKPLTHNIWEARLVRETAAKAGVATQMGNQMHSSPNMRRVVELIHAGAIGPVTESHTWVSRAWGLQSKEASEKNQDRVYVTDRPRETMDLPKGLNWELWLGPAQDRPYHEVYFPGPKWYRWWDFGNGTMSDLGSHWNDFAFWALKLQAPLTVEAFHPETAHPEIAPASLTVAYEYGARGGMPPVKCMWYQGEDKPAIWKENKIPQWQNGVLFIGSKGMLLADYSKHVLLPEKDFEGFQRPPQVFPSPATHHAEWLDACKGGPKALSNFDYAGWLTEANHLGNVAYRVGRKLHWDAAAMRDWSVPEADKFITREYRKGWRLV; this is translated from the coding sequence ATGAACTCCCCGTCCTCCGGCATCTCCCGCCGCACCTTCGCCAAGACCACGCTTGCTGCCGCCACCTCCGCCCTCATCGCCGCGCCAGCCTTCGTCCGCGGACAGAATCTCAACAGCAAACTGAACATCGCCATCATCGGCGCGGGTGGACGCGGTCGCGCCAGCATCGCGGGCTGTGCGGGTGAAAACATCGTAGCCTTGTGCGATGTGAACGAGGTGAACTTGGACTCCGCTGCTAAGCAATATCCCAACGCCCGCAAGATCGATGACTTCCGCAAGCTCTTCGATCACGCCAAAGAATTCGATGCCGTGACCGTCGCGACGTGTGAGCACACGCACGCTCTCGCCACGATGATGACATTGAAGGCTGGCAAACATGTCTATTGCGAGAAACCGCTCACGCACAACATCTGGGAAGCACGCTTGGTCCGCGAAACCGCTGCCAAAGCAGGCGTGGCCACGCAGATGGGCAATCAGATGCATTCCTCACCGAATATGCGTCGCGTGGTAGAGCTGATCCATGCGGGCGCCATCGGGCCGGTTACAGAATCGCATACGTGGGTCTCGCGCGCGTGGGGTTTGCAGAGCAAAGAGGCGTCCGAGAAAAATCAGGATCGCGTGTATGTGACCGATCGTCCACGTGAGACGATGGATCTGCCGAAAGGATTGAACTGGGAACTCTGGCTCGGCCCTGCCCAAGATCGCCCTTATCACGAAGTCTATTTCCCGGGGCCGAAGTGGTATCGCTGGTGGGATTTCGGCAATGGCACCATGAGCGATCTCGGCTCGCACTGGAACGACTTCGCCTTCTGGGCGCTGAAACTCCAAGCCCCTCTCACTGTCGAAGCATTCCACCCGGAGACCGCGCATCCCGAGATCGCTCCCGCCTCGCTCACCGTGGCCTATGAATACGGTGCCCGTGGTGGTATGCCACCTGTGAAATGCATGTGGTATCAAGGCGAGGACAAGCCCGCGATCTGGAAGGAGAACAAGATTCCGCAATGGCAGAACGGCGTGCTGTTCATCGGCAGCAAGGGCATGCTGCTGGCGGATTACAGCAAACATGTGCTGTTGCCTGAAAAGGATTTCGAAGGCTTCCAACGTCCGCCGCAAGTGTTCCCCAGTCCCGCCACCCATCACGCCGAGTGGCTCGATGCCTGCAAAGGTGGCCCGAAAGCATTGTCGAATTTCGATTACGCGGGTTGGCTCACCGAGGCGAACCATCTCGGCAATGTCGCCTATCGCGTCGGTCGCAAACTCCACTGGGACGCCGCCGCCATGCGCGACTGGTCCGTGCCCGAAGCCGACAAATTCATCACCCGCGAATACCGCAAAGGCTGGCGCTTGGTTTAA